CCTTCGAAAAGGAAGCGACCGGCGAGGATTGGCGGATGAAAAAGCCGTTCGACGACGAAACCGAACGCTGGATCGTCCAATCGCTGATCAGCGCCGTCCGCTACGCCCACCCGACGCGCACCCTCGACAAACCGGGCGCCGAAGCGCTGACCCGCTTCGGCCTGGACAAACCGCGCGCCGTGCTGACCTTCGATGCCGGATCGGTCACCAAGCGCCTGCGCATCGGCGCGAAAAACCCGATCGGCCAAACGGTATACCTCAAACCGGAAGACCGGGACGTCGTGTTTCTGGTGCCGGAAAGCACCCTGGCGAGCCTCGATAAGCCCGCCGACGATTTCCGCCGGCGCGACCTGCTCGCCCCGGCCGATCCCACCCTCAAGATCAACCGGCTGACCCTCGCGGTCGCCGGCCGGCCCGAACTGACCCTGGTGCCGGCGACGCCGCCTAAAACCGAGGGCGAAAAGGACGCCGCGCCGGAAATGCCCGAGGACCAGATCTGGCACCTCGACGAGCCGACCGGGCCCGTGGCCGATCCGGAAACCGTGCGCACCCTGCTGGATCTGGTCTCCGGGCTGAAAGCCGCCCGTTTCATCGGCCCGCTCGGCGCCGAGAACCAAAACTACGGCCTGGACAAGCCGAGCCTGACGGTCACCGCCGTCTACGGCGAAGGCGACAAACAGAAGACCCTGACGCTGACGATCGGCGGCACCGCCGAAACGCCCACCGAATGGTACGCGACGGTCAGCGGCCGGCCGTATGTCGCGATGCTGCTCGAATCGGCCTTTCAGGGTCTACGCCTCGAACGGGCCGATCTGCGCG
Above is a genomic segment from Myxococcales bacterium containing:
- a CDS encoding DUF4340 domain-containing protein, whose translation is MNAKKTLVLAIVLAALAAVVVFWELPQQREKERTDLEGDKILDLAYDAINKIELERGDEKLAFEKEATGEDWRMKKPFDDETERWIVQSLISAVRYAHPTRTLDKPGAEALTRFGLDKPRAVLTFDAGSVTKRLRIGAKNPIGQTVYLKPEDRDVVFLVPESTLASLDKPADDFRRRDLLAPADPTLKINRLTLAVAGRPELTLVPATPPKTEGEKDAAPEMPEDQIWHLDEPTGPVADPETVRTLLDLVSGLKAARFIGPLGAENQNYGLDKPSLTVTAVYGEGDKQKTLTLTIGGTAETPTEWYATVSGRPYVAMLLESAFQGLRLERADLRDRRLLAGIDPAKVESIDLQSAKTSFKISRSVDGWQFADETPADKESVEKCLRAVAKWRAQELADGPRGARLARAVKGNQVTSLVLTDADGKVLESIRFSEPLDPGKIAPVKKAVAKAETEEKPAESAERLVALVANGYPHTAYLVKPDVLNDLPGSIEEFKATERDDAKQAAAAGGQSPSEVQTMPPAEIPAAAPGAPPAE